Within Microterricola gilva, the genomic segment CCACGCATGATCAGCCACGCGTTGAAGGGGCTGATCACACCGCCGACATCGACCATCGCCTCCTTCTTGATCCGCTGGATCAGCGCGCGGCTGCCGATCACCGCGCCGCCCATCGCGTCGCCGTGCCCGTTGATGTACTTGGTCAGCGAGTGCACAACGAGGTCGGCCCCGTGCTCGATCGGCCGGAACAGCGGCGGTGGCGTGAAGGTCGAGTCGACCGAGAGCAGCGCGCCCGCCTCGTGGGCGATCGCGGCGACCGCGGCGACATCCGTCACCTTGGTGGTCGGGTTCGCAATCGCCTCGATGTGCACGAGCTTGGTGTTGGGGCGGATGCCGGCACGAACGGCATCCAGATCGCTCATGTCGACAAAGCTCGCCTCGATGCCGTACTTCTCGGTGAGCAGCTCGGTGAAGAGCTTGAACGGGGCCTCGTAGCTGACATCGGCGATGATCGCGTGGTCGCCGCTGCGCAGGAAGGTGAAGTAGACGGCGTGCAGGGCCGCGACGCCGCTGCCGAGCACCACGGCGTCCTCTGCGCGCTCGAGCGCGGCGAGCTTGGCCTGCAAACCGAGCTGGTTGGCGCCGCTGTTGCGGGTGTACAGCGGCACATCGGTGCCGGACCAGCTGATCTGTGACGGGTCATCCGGCAGCGCGTAGGAGTTGGCCATGATGATGGGCGTGCGCACGGCGCCGCTCCCGGCGTCGATCGCGTTGCCTGCATGCACGGCCTGGGTCAACAGCCCGAGCGTGCCCGCGTCGTGCTTGTCCGGCCTCGTGCCTGTGCCGAGGGCGGGGTCGGTGTCAGGATGGGCGGCATCTGGCACGGTCATGGCGCCAGCGTACGCCCGCCGCGAGCGGCGCGACCAGCGCCTACCGGCTTCATTACGCCGCGTGGCGGCGGTCGGCGCCCCGCCAATCGCCGAAATGGCGCGGCTCGCCCACTCTCGCAAACTGTTCGTCATCTCCGCGTCATACGACGCCACTACGCTCGGCTCGTGGCCGATTCGGCACGGCAGCCGGGCGACACCGTCTGGCGGGATCGGCTCACGCGACGAGGGGACGCCGATGGACGACAAGATGTTCGGAATTGAGCACGAGGTTGCGCTCGAGCCGGAGCCGGTGGCGCTGCAGAACCTCCGCCAGAACGCCCTCTCGGAGATCGCGACCGTCATCGAGCTGCGCACGGCACTCGGCGAGGAGCCGTGGCGCTTCCTGCCGGAGCTGCCGACCCTTGACGAGCAGGTGATCCTCGACCTCTACCGGGAACGCTGCACCCTGCCGGAGCCAGCAGAGGCCCGGGCCCGCGCCTACCACCCTGCCGCCCGTCCAGGGGCGGCCGAGCGGTTCGAGTTCGACATGCTGCGCGCGATCGCGCTGGAGTACCCGGCGCTCAGCACGACGGTGTGGCGCCTGCTCGACCGGGCGCCGCGCCTGCTCGGACGCGCGGGCTAACGCCCGCGTTCCGCCCCAGGATCGAGATCGGGCTGCAACAGGGCGGCGAGCGCCGCGGCATCCGTCACAGGAAGCCGGCAGACGAACTGCTCACAGAGATAGCTCGCCGCCCGGCCGCGTGCTGTGCGACCGGCGAACAGCTCGAATCCCGCGTCGGCGAATGCCGCAGCCTGGGCCTCGGTCACCACGATGGCGATGGCGACGGATGCCGCCAGCGCCACGTCCAGCAACGCCTCCCCCGCCCGTGACGCATCTGCGTCGGCGTCGGCAGCCACAGCGCCCGTAACCACAGCGCTCGTAACCACACCGCTCGTAACCACACTGACCAGTTGCACGACGGGGCGCTGCAACCGCGCCGCCAGGGTCAGCAGCGCGCCGTAAGCGAGCGGGCGCTCCGCGGCGGTCGGGCCGACGAGCGCGACGGCCTGCTCCGCGGCGTCAAGGTAGCCGCGGTCGCCGCTCAGCAGGTAGAGCTCGAAGGCCGCCGTGCCGATCGCGCTGAGCCCGGACGGGTACGCCCCCTCCGCGGCATCCAACTCCAGAGCGAGGCCCTGCGCGGAGAGGAGAGGCTCAGCCCCGCCCGGCACGGCGAACGGCAGGCGGGAGGAGGCTGCCGCCTCGATGCAGGCGTCGACGAGGTCACGGGCGGTCACCGCGTACCCGGCCTCCCCCGTCGCGACGGCGAGCGCCAGCAAACCGTCGGCGAGCATGCCGAAGTCCTCCAGCGTCGCGGGGGCCGAGGAGACCCGGCTCCCCCGTGATGCCCGCGCCAGGGACCGCCCGCCCCGGCGCGCGTCGTCGGGCCGCCAGTGCAGCGCGAGCAGCTGCTCGGCGGCCGCCCGCGCGGCCTCGACCCAGTCCGGGCGCCGCAGCGCCGTGCCCGCCCTGGCCAGTGCCCCGATCGCGAGGCCGTTCCAGCCGCTCAGCACCTTCTCGTCGAGGGCGGGTGGAGCGACGAGCGCCCGCGCCAGCTCGTCGAGGGCGTAGTAGCCGCCCTCGCTCCGCTGCCCGCCGAGCGTGCTCTCGGAATCCTGGGCGCTGGCGAATGCGCCCGTCGGCAGGCGCAGCACGTCAAGCAGGAACCCGGCGAGCGCGTCGCTGAGCGTTGCCGCCCACACCGCGCCGTCGTTCCGCCACACCTGCACCGCGGCGTCGAGCAGCAGCGCATTGTCGTAGAGCATGCGCTCGTAGTGCGGGTCGCCCCAGTCCCGCCGGGTCGAGTAGCGGAAGAAGCCGCCCTCGACGGGGTCTCGCAGCGGGGACGCCCCCATCACCTTGAGCGTGCGTGCGCCGAGGGCGGCGCCGGTGCCTGGCTGCTCCAGCAGGAATCCGAGCACGGGCGCGACGGGGAACTTGGGATCCGCGAACTCCGGAGGCGTGCCGAAGCCGCCGAACAGTGGGTCCTCGAGTGCGGCCACCCGCGCGACGGCGTCCGCGAGGGCGGATGCGCCGATGCCCTGCCCGGCGCCGGGCCCGTCCCCCTGAGCGCTGCCGATGGCGGCGGATGCCGCGAGCGCCGCCGCCACGGCATCCGCGGTCTCGGCCACCTCGGTACGGCGGAGGGTCCAGGCGTTCGTCACCGCCGCCAGCACCCCGGCGAATGCCGGCATGCCGTTGACGGGGCGGGGCGGGAAGTAGCTGCCGGCGTAGAAGGGGCGCCCGCCCGGCGTCGTGAAGACGTTGAGCGGCCAGCCGAGGTTCCGGGTGAAGGCGGAGGCGGCGGCCATGTAGCTCGCGTCGACATCAGGGTGCTCCTCGCGGTCGACCTTGATCGCGACGAAGTGGGCGTTGAGGGTGGCGGCGAGCGTCGGATCGCTGAAGCTCTCCCTGGCCATGACGTGGCACCAGTGGCAGGTGGAATAGCCGATGGACACGAGCACGGGCACGTCGCGCCTGGCCGCCTCGGCGAAGGCTTCCTCACCCCACGGCCACCAGTCGACGGGATTCTCCGCGTGTGAGCGCAGATAAGGACTGATCGCATCGGCCAGTCGATTCGCCATGCTCACAGCGTAGCCCTGACCCCTGCCCCGCTGGCCCGCTGGCCCGCTGGAGCAGGCGACGGCTAGGCCTCGAGCCTGAGCTCCCGTTCCAGCTGCCGTTCGCGCTCCGCCGCGTAGACGTTCTGCGGGCGCTCCAGGCCGAGGTGCTCACGCAGGGTGCGCCCCGTGTACTCGGTGCGGAACAGCCCGCGTCGCTGCAGCTCCGGCACGACGAGACTCGTGAACGCCTCGAACTGCTCGCCCATGAACGCGGTGAGCACGTTGAACCCGTCGACCGCGCCCGCCTCGAACCACCGCTGGAAGTGGTCGGCGACCGAGGCGGCATCGCCGACGACGACCGCCGACGGCACGACGTGCGTCACCAACAGGTGCCGGAGTGTCACGGGGCGATCGGCATCACCGACGGTGCGGCCGGTGCGCTCGGTCACCGTGGCGAGCAGTTGCAGCCCGACGTCGCTGAATTTCGCCACCTGCCGCGCGGTGACGGCGGTATCGAAGCCGACGGGACCGAGCGCGACGCCGACGACACCGGAGAGCGCCCGCACGGTACGCCCGGCCGGGAAGTCGGGTGCGCCTTCCAACTCTCCGCCCTCGTCGAGCGGAACCAGGGCGATGAGCTCATCGAAGATCGCCCACGCCTCCTCCACGGTCGGCGCGACGATCGGCAGGATCGGGGTGACGACCTTGAGCTGATCGGAGTTGCGTCCAACCGTCACCGCCTGCGTCTTCAGCGAGGTGCGCAGTGCAACGCCCTCCTCGAGCGAGCGCACGGCGACGAGGGCTACATCCGCGAGCTCTCCAACAAGCTGCCGCGACCGCAGGGATGTGCCGGCGTGCACGATCGGCAGGTGCCCCTGAACCGGGCGATCGACGTTCAGCGGGCCGGTCACTCGCACGTGCTCGCCGACGAAGTCGGCCCGGTGCAGCTTGGCCGGGTCGAGCAGCTGCCCTCCGGCGGTGTCGCGCACGAATGCGCCGTCCTCGAAGGAGTCCCAGAGCAACCGCAGGGCCTGTACGAACTCGCTGGCCTGGTCGTAGCGGTGCTCGTTCGGCGCGTGGGCGTCGCGGCCGTGGTTGCCGGCCGCGCGCGGCTCCGCCCCCGTCACGACATTGAGGCCGGCCCGGCCGTCACTGAGCAGGTCGACGGATGCCGTGGCCCGCGCCAACGCATAGGGGTCGCTGTATGTGGTGTTGGCCGTCGCGATCAGGCCGATCCGCTTGGTCACGCCTGCCAGGTAGGTGATCGCGGAGAGCGGGTCGATCCTGGCCACGAGGTACGGGTCGCGGAACTCCAGGTCGTGCCCCGTCGCCAGCCAATCGCCGAAGAAGAGGTAGTCCAGCTTGGCCGCCTCGGCCAGCTTCGCGGTGCGCCGAAGCACGGCGCCATCCCCGCGCGGGTTGTTGTGCGCGCCGGGATAGCGCCACCCGGATGGGTAGCCGCCCAGCGCCCGGAACATTGCTCCGATGATGATCTGCTCGCTCATGCAGGGCACGTTACGCCGGGCGCCGGGCGGGCGCCCGCGTGTTACGGGGCGCTGTTCATACGGGGAAACGCGACGTAACGTGGAGGGATCGGAGCGACCCCCGGGAGTGGGAGGTGGCAGCGTGGCCGTACAGATGGGCTTCGCCGCGTTCAGTGATGACGCACTTGCCAGAGAGCGCGCGCTCGCCCGCGAGCAGGTCTATTCACGGCAGGGCCAGCAGGAGGAGCCGGGCGAGTACACGGACCCGGACAGCGGGCGAACCGTGCTGCTGCGGGCGAGCGAATGGCGGCTGCTGCAACTCGAGCGCGAGCTGGCACGCCGGGCGGCGCGACGCGACGCCACGACGGCCGAGCCGGCCGACCTCGGGTCGGGGCAGCGGCCGGGTCCCCGTCCCGATGGGGGCGTTGAGGATGCCGGCGCAGCGGCATCCGCACAGAGTCGGCCGGCCGGCCGGCGTCTCCTCCGGCGATCATGGGCGCCCTTCGGCGCCGGCCTGCTCCTCGGCGCCCTGGCCGCACTCACCACGACGGGCATTCTGCGGGCGCCAGACCTCGCGCTGTTCGGGGCCGGCCCGGCGGAGCAGACGCCGACGCCGACGCCCATGGCGGACGGCTACGAAGCCCTGCTGAACGTGTTCAGCGCGGACGGCAAGGGCAGCCACGAGGCGAGCCTCCCCGCCGTGCTCGAGTCGA encodes:
- a CDS encoding trans-sulfuration enzyme family protein yields the protein MTVPDAAHPDTDPALGTGTRPDKHDAGTLGLLTQAVHAGNAIDAGSGAVRTPIIMANSYALPDDPSQISWSGTDVPLYTRNSGANQLGLQAKLAALERAEDAVVLGSGVAALHAVYFTFLRSGDHAIIADVSYEAPFKLFTELLTEKYGIEASFVDMSDLDAVRAGIRPNTKLVHIEAIANPTTKVTDVAAVAAIAHEAGALLSVDSTFTPPPLFRPIEHGADLVVHSLTKYINGHGDAMGGAVIGSRALIQRIKKEAMVDVGGVISPFNAWLIMRGSVTLPLRLRQHVASAERIAAFLAADPRVAYVSYPGLPSHPQHGLAASQFGGFGAMMAFAVRGDGDVQNRFVANLRVITSAVSLGHDESLIVHVGTEGARVAAYPAEFREWGHLRFSVGLEEADDLIADLRGALDATFGPL
- a CDS encoding thioredoxin domain-containing protein — protein: MANRLADAISPYLRSHAENPVDWWPWGEEAFAEAARRDVPVLVSIGYSTCHWCHVMARESFSDPTLAATLNAHFVAIKVDREEHPDVDASYMAAASAFTRNLGWPLNVFTTPGGRPFYAGSYFPPRPVNGMPAFAGVLAAVTNAWTLRRTEVAETADAVAAALAASAAIGSAQGDGPGAGQGIGASALADAVARVAALEDPLFGGFGTPPEFADPKFPVAPVLGFLLEQPGTGAALGARTLKVMGASPLRDPVEGGFFRYSTRRDWGDPHYERMLYDNALLLDAAVQVWRNDGAVWAATLSDALAGFLLDVLRLPTGAFASAQDSESTLGGQRSEGGYYALDELARALVAPPALDEKVLSGWNGLAIGALARAGTALRRPDWVEAARAAAEQLLALHWRPDDARRGGRSLARASRGSRVSSAPATLEDFGMLADGLLALAVATGEAGYAVTARDLVDACIEAAASSRLPFAVPGGAEPLLSAQGLALELDAAEGAYPSGLSAIGTAAFELYLLSGDRGYLDAAEQAVALVGPTAAERPLAYGALLTLAARLQRPVVQLVSVVTSGVVTSAVVTGAVAADADADASRAGEALLDVALAASVAIAIVVTEAQAAAFADAGFELFAGRTARGRAASYLCEQFVCRLPVTDAAALAALLQPDLDPGAERGR
- a CDS encoding NtaA/DmoA family FMN-dependent monooxygenase (This protein belongs to a clade of FMN-dependent monooxygenases, within a broader family of flavin-dependent oxidoreductases, the luciferase-like monooxygenase (LMM) family, some of whose members use coenzyme F420 rather than FMN.), encoding MSEQIIIGAMFRALGGYPSGWRYPGAHNNPRGDGAVLRRTAKLAEAAKLDYLFFGDWLATGHDLEFRDPYLVARIDPLSAITYLAGVTKRIGLIATANTTYSDPYALARATASVDLLSDGRAGLNVVTGAEPRAAGNHGRDAHAPNEHRYDQASEFVQALRLLWDSFEDGAFVRDTAGGQLLDPAKLHRADFVGEHVRVTGPLNVDRPVQGHLPIVHAGTSLRSRQLVGELADVALVAVRSLEEGVALRTSLKTQAVTVGRNSDQLKVVTPILPIVAPTVEEAWAIFDELIALVPLDEGGELEGAPDFPAGRTVRALSGVVGVALGPVGFDTAVTARQVAKFSDVGLQLLATVTERTGRTVGDADRPVTLRHLLVTHVVPSAVVVGDAASVADHFQRWFEAGAVDGFNVLTAFMGEQFEAFTSLVVPELQRRGLFRTEYTGRTLREHLGLERPQNVYAAERERQLERELRLEA